One genomic window of Halogeometricum sp. S3BR5-2 includes the following:
- a CDS encoding winged helix-turn-helix domain-containing protein, with amino-acid sequence MTGEVPDGLQEMPPSSKLVYKVLEHDGPLTQRQLADHSLLPTRTVRYALDRLRDEDIVEERLYLQDARKRLYHLPGDGGSEADPVPAPN; translated from the coding sequence ATGACTGGCGAGGTACCCGACGGTCTCCAGGAGATGCCGCCGAGTTCGAAACTCGTGTACAAGGTGCTGGAGCACGACGGTCCGCTGACGCAGCGACAGTTGGCCGACCACTCGCTCCTACCGACGCGGACCGTTCGGTACGCCCTCGACCGACTCCGCGACGAAGATATCGTCGAAGAACGACTCTACCTCCAAGACGCGCGGAAGCGACTGTACCACCTTCCCGGCGACGGCGGGTCCGAAGCCGACCCGGTCCCCGCGCCGAACTGA
- the eif1A gene encoding translation initiation factor eIF-1A, producing the protein MSEESSGRRNLRMPNDDEVFAVVTQHNGGNHVTVRCQDGKERMGRIPGRMKYRTWIQEGDVVLVEPWDWQDEKGNIEWRYSEQDAEQLRAEGHID; encoded by the coding sequence ATGAGCGAAGAATCCAGCGGGCGTCGGAACCTCCGAATGCCCAACGACGACGAAGTGTTCGCGGTAGTCACACAGCACAACGGCGGCAACCACGTCACCGTGCGCTGTCAGGACGGCAAAGAGCGCATGGGCCGCATCCCCGGCCGGATGAAGTACCGCACGTGGATTCAGGAGGGCGACGTCGTCCTCGTCGAACCGTGGGACTGGCAGGACGAGAAAGGCAACATCGAGTGGCGCTACAGCGAGCAGGACGCGGAGCAGCTCCGCGCCGAAGGCCACATCGACTGA
- a CDS encoding class I SAM-dependent methyltransferase: MDSNDVHRRWTERSGAYSPEYYAYYGPNETSELLADAIDRFAGSDPSILELGCSSGRHLAHLFEEGYEDVAGVEINEEAFDVMAEAYPELSAEGTFYHDAIESVVREFDDDAFDVVYSVETLQHLHPDSEWVFAELARVAGALLVTVENEGDDGSESDADGGAGADDENSATAADRTGGPAVNYVDGEVPLYYRDWNDVFTGVGLAEVEWRSLDRDTFRAFVPE; this comes from the coding sequence GTGGATTCCAACGACGTTCACCGACGGTGGACGGAACGCTCCGGCGCGTACTCGCCGGAGTACTACGCCTACTACGGACCCAACGAGACGAGCGAGTTACTCGCCGACGCAATCGACCGGTTCGCCGGGTCCGACCCCTCGATTCTGGAACTCGGGTGCAGTTCGGGCCGACACCTCGCGCACCTGTTCGAGGAGGGGTACGAGGACGTCGCAGGTGTCGAGATAAACGAGGAGGCGTTCGACGTGATGGCGGAGGCGTACCCCGAACTCTCGGCCGAAGGGACGTTCTACCACGACGCCATCGAGTCCGTCGTCCGCGAGTTCGACGACGACGCCTTCGACGTGGTGTACTCGGTGGAGACGCTCCAACATCTCCACCCCGATTCGGAGTGGGTGTTCGCCGAACTCGCGCGCGTCGCCGGCGCGTTGCTCGTCACCGTGGAGAACGAGGGCGACGACGGAAGCGAGAGCGACGCGGACGGCGGGGCCGGCGCCGACGACGAGAACTCGGCGACGGCCGCGGACCGCACCGGCGGACCGGCGGTCAACTACGTCGACGGCGAAGTGCCCCTCTACTACCGCGACTGGAACGACGTGTTCACCGGCGTCGGCCTCGCGGAAGTCGAGTGGCGGTCGCTCGACCGCGACACGTTCCGCGCGTTCGTTCCGGAGTGA
- a CDS encoding M28 family peptidase: MTRLPDAVVGDAYRSTVGWNLIADLEDLNDRMPGHEGERIGADLVAEAFEDVGLDDVTFDEFPIPVWRRGEAGLTVAHGDRETTFARSHELVELPGTPSGDVTGELVDVGYGLPEDFEDVDLTGDIAMASSDTPDDYGRWVHRSEKYRYAAESGAAGFVFYNHIEGSLPPTGSIGDLNGPGPIPAVGLSKEAGARLQRYCDDGAVEADLTVDCETDRGTSRNIEATVGPDTDEAVLFTAHVDGHDVGTAANDNGFGTAMVVEVGKILARVADELETKVRLVVFGAEETGLYGSYYWSHTHDLDEVKCVLNVDGAGYSRQLEIHDHGFEEISEAFDAVSDEYEVPIRTESQLRPHSDHWPFVQRGVAGAQGRSSSGANDRGWGHTHGDTMDKLDVRDLRDMSILCAAGVARLARADATVDHVDDAEIREACVDDDFDVGMKATGTWPWGAEKDWPWADEL, translated from the coding sequence ATGACACGGTTACCGGACGCAGTCGTAGGCGACGCCTACCGAAGCACGGTCGGATGGAACCTCATCGCCGACCTCGAAGACCTGAACGACCGGATGCCCGGACACGAGGGCGAGCGAATCGGCGCGGACCTCGTGGCCGAGGCGTTCGAGGACGTCGGCCTCGACGACGTGACGTTCGACGAGTTCCCGATTCCCGTCTGGCGGCGCGGCGAGGCCGGCCTCACCGTCGCCCACGGCGACCGGGAGACGACGTTCGCGCGGTCGCACGAACTGGTGGAGTTGCCGGGGACGCCGTCGGGAGACGTGACGGGCGAACTCGTCGACGTGGGGTACGGCCTCCCGGAGGACTTCGAGGACGTCGACCTCACCGGCGACATCGCCATGGCGTCGAGCGACACGCCCGACGACTACGGCCGGTGGGTCCACCGCTCGGAGAAGTACCGCTACGCCGCCGAATCCGGCGCCGCCGGGTTCGTCTTCTACAACCACATCGAGGGGTCGCTGCCGCCGACGGGGAGCATCGGCGACCTGAACGGCCCCGGACCGATTCCCGCCGTCGGCCTGAGCAAGGAGGCCGGGGCGCGACTCCAGCGCTACTGCGACGACGGCGCCGTCGAGGCCGACCTGACCGTCGACTGCGAGACGGACCGCGGCACCTCTCGAAACATCGAGGCGACGGTCGGCCCCGACACCGACGAGGCGGTGCTTTTCACCGCCCACGTCGACGGCCACGACGTCGGGACCGCCGCGAACGACAACGGGTTCGGCACCGCCATGGTCGTCGAAGTCGGGAAGATACTCGCGCGCGTCGCCGACGAGTTGGAGACGAAGGTCCGACTCGTCGTCTTCGGCGCCGAGGAGACCGGTCTGTACGGGTCGTACTACTGGAGTCACACCCACGACTTAGACGAGGTGAAGTGCGTCCTCAACGTCGACGGCGCGGGCTACTCCCGGCAGTTGGAGATTCACGACCACGGCTTCGAGGAGATATCCGAGGCGTTCGACGCCGTCAGCGACGAGTACGAGGTTCCCATTCGAACCGAGTCGCAACTCCGGCCGCACAGCGACCACTGGCCGTTCGTCCAACGCGGCGTCGCGGGCGCGCAGGGCCGTTCCTCGTCGGGCGCCAACGACCGCGGGTGGGGCCACACCCACGGCGACACGATGGACAAACTCGACGTGCGCGACCTGCGCGACATGTCCATCCTCTGCGCCGCGGGCGTCGCCCGACTCGCGCGCGCGGACGCGACGGTCGACCACGTCGACGACGCCGAGATACGGGAGGCCTGCGTCGACGACGACTTCGACGTCGGGATGAAAGCCACCGGGACGTGGCCGTGGGGCGCCGAGAAGGACTGGCCCTGGGCGGACGAACTGTAG
- a CDS encoding ABC transporter substrate-binding protein: MAEDSERVRRRSFLKAATAGGLAGMTALAGCSDQTGGGESEGEGGSGGGGGGSETEGSDTGSDSSGSGESLPTYTYVNNSQSYNPPRHDAINLIASQFGDLGLDMEVDVLEWGTLFSRVSQEYDYSFATWHTFFVSEPVTELNNLFNSNNTDPGQGNYSGYSNPELDEMMGNYLAEPDTDTRINQAHEIQKTLMDDVPTMPITQMPQAAIFNSNQVSNWQADLANGFNSYWTMINLEMVGDNTELKGYWPETLSTMNVLGHNDESKHVYQFNMLYDFLVQLNDNAEPDPEVSLATDWNRVDETTMEYTIRTDHSWHDGEDLTAEDVAFTYNYITENEVPLYSTQAQYIENAEVVDEQTVRINMSQPLGPFNLAVANLVPVIPQHKWEGRSNPAQANIQEPVGSGPMMFDYWEQGSEFGMVRFDEHFAPVSFERRFWRIIPEASTVWENLINGQLNYEPFGRIDRSLDQNQDNENIGTRFQTAPTFWMFTPNERQQGLDDVQMRKALVETLPRTPIVEQILFGFPEEGYNIVSSAFGPLHTEDVTTYDQSPESARARLEEAGYTWDDNDMLQAPSGN, encoded by the coding sequence ATGGCCGAAGATAGCGAGCGGGTGAGGCGGCGCAGCTTCCTCAAAGCGGCGACGGCGGGTGGATTGGCTGGCATGACGGCGCTCGCCGGCTGTTCGGACCAGACCGGCGGCGGGGAGAGCGAGGGCGAAGGCGGGTCCGGCGGCGGTGGCGGCGGGAGCGAAACCGAAGGCTCCGATACGGGGTCCGACTCGAGCGGGTCCGGCGAGAGCCTCCCGACGTACACGTACGTCAACAACTCCCAGAGCTACAACCCGCCGAGACACGACGCCATCAATCTCATCGCGAGCCAGTTCGGCGACCTCGGCCTCGACATGGAGGTCGACGTGCTGGAGTGGGGAACGCTGTTCAGTCGAGTGTCGCAGGAGTACGACTACAGTTTCGCCACGTGGCACACGTTCTTCGTCTCCGAACCGGTGACGGAGCTGAACAACCTGTTCAACTCCAACAACACCGACCCGGGCCAGGGGAACTACTCGGGGTACAGCAACCCCGAACTCGACGAGATGATGGGTAACTACCTGGCCGAACCGGACACGGATACCCGTATCAACCAGGCCCACGAGATTCAGAAGACGTTGATGGACGACGTGCCGACGATGCCCATCACGCAGATGCCGCAGGCGGCCATCTTCAACAGCAACCAGGTGTCGAACTGGCAGGCCGACCTCGCGAACGGGTTCAACTCCTACTGGACGATGATCAACCTGGAGATGGTCGGCGACAACACGGAGTTGAAGGGCTACTGGCCCGAGACGCTGTCGACGATGAACGTGCTGGGGCACAACGACGAGTCCAAGCACGTCTACCAGTTCAACATGCTGTACGACTTCCTGGTCCAACTCAACGACAACGCCGAACCGGACCCGGAGGTCAGCCTCGCGACGGACTGGAACCGCGTCGACGAGACGACGATGGAGTACACCATCCGGACGGACCACTCCTGGCACGACGGCGAAGACCTGACGGCCGAGGACGTCGCGTTCACGTACAACTACATCACCGAGAACGAGGTTCCGCTGTACTCCACGCAGGCGCAGTACATCGAGAACGCGGAAGTCGTCGACGAGCAGACGGTCCGCATCAACATGTCCCAGCCGCTGGGGCCGTTCAACCTCGCGGTGGCGAACCTCGTCCCCGTCATCCCCCAGCACAAGTGGGAGGGCCGGAGCAACCCGGCGCAGGCGAACATCCAGGAACCCGTCGGCAGCGGTCCCATGATGTTCGACTACTGGGAGCAGGGCAGCGAGTTCGGCATGGTGCGCTTCGACGAGCACTTCGCGCCCGTCAGCTTCGAGCGGCGCTTCTGGCGCATCATCCCCGAGGCGTCGACGGTGTGGGAGAACCTCATCAACGGTCAACTCAACTACGAGCCGTTCGGCCGCATCGACCGGTCGCTCGACCAGAACCAGGACAACGAGAACATCGGCACGCGGTTCCAGACGGCGCCGACGTTCTGGATGTTCACGCCGAACGAGAGACAGCAGGGTCTCGACGACGTGCAGATGCGGAAGGCGCTGGTCGAGACGCTCCCGCGGACGCCCATCGTCGAGCAGATTCTGTTCGGCTTCCCGGAGGAGGGGTACAACATCGTCTCCTCGGCGTTCGGTCCGCTCCACACCGAGGACGTGACCACCTACGACCAGAGCCCGGAGTCCGCGCGGGCCCGCCTCGAAGAGGCCGGCTACACGTGGGACGACAACGACATGCTCCAGGCACCGAGCGGTAACTGA